One Spirochaetales bacterium DNA segment encodes these proteins:
- a CDS encoding discoidin domain-containing protein, whose protein sequence is MKKTINAVAAGLFFLFTLNLFGEPVLIPVGEQFRDTSGNLLHAHGGGVCKYNGYYYWFGENREGDLLVSCYRSSNFKDWEFRNHVLRRSSHSELSDANIERPKVIYNPQTGKFIMWMHKELRSDYSQARAAIAVCDTIDGNYSWQRSFRPLNHMSRDCTLFVDDDGRAYFISAANENYDLHIYRLTSDFLDIDALIYNFDGDHREAPAIFKNNGRYYLVTSGATGWDPNQGKYSTATSLSGSWSGWQNFGNGTTFDSQSTYIQPVQGSQKTSYLYMGDRWAGAWDGPVNDSRYVWLPVTINASNQISITYSDTISIDTETGIVTNGQVIVDPDNIAYGKPASASSEEPGNGAANGNDGSTGTRWCANDGNTGHWWKVDLEQEYTVTEVGVHFEFPDSYQYTIEGSTNNSSFTMLYDGRNAGGTAQQRTHSVNGRARYVRITYTGLASGRWASHYEFSVKGSTSQSTPDPTPAGAIGDVNGDNAVNIVDALLVAQYYVGLNPSGFDQNRADANCSGTIDIVDALVIAQYYVGLITGFCL, encoded by the coding sequence ATGAAAAAAACAATAAACGCCGTCGCTGCAGGTCTTTTTTTTCTTTTTACACTCAATCTTTTCGGCGAACCCGTCCTGATACCGGTTGGAGAACAGTTCAGGGATACAAGCGGTAATCTCCTGCATGCGCACGGGGGAGGCGTTTGCAAATACAATGGTTATTACTACTGGTTCGGTGAAAATCGTGAAGGAGATCTCCTCGTTTCCTGCTACCGGTCGTCGAATTTCAAGGATTGGGAGTTTCGAAACCATGTCCTTCGCCGCTCTTCTCATTCCGAACTCTCCGACGCGAATATCGAACGTCCGAAAGTCATTTACAATCCGCAGACGGGAAAGTTTATCATGTGGATGCACAAGGAACTCAGGTCGGATTACAGCCAGGCACGGGCGGCCATTGCCGTTTGCGACACGATAGACGGCAATTATTCATGGCAGCGGAGTTTTCGGCCCCTCAATCATATGTCGAGGGATTGCACCCTTTTTGTCGATGACGACGGGAGGGCCTACTTTATATCGGCGGCAAACGAGAATTACGATCTCCATATCTATCGTCTTACTTCCGATTTTCTCGATATCGACGCACTTATCTATAATTTCGACGGCGATCATCGTGAAGCGCCGGCCATTTTCAAAAACAATGGAAGATACTATCTCGTCACCTCGGGCGCGACGGGCTGGGATCCCAACCAGGGTAAATACTCGACCGCAACGAGTCTTTCGGGGTCTTGGTCGGGCTGGCAGAATTTCGGTAACGGAACAACCTTTGATTCACAATCGACCTATATTCAGCCGGTTCAGGGCTCGCAAAAGACCTCATACCTTTACATGGGGGACAGATGGGCCGGTGCGTGGGACGGTCCGGTCAATGACTCCCGGTATGTCTGGCTTCCCGTTACGATAAACGCTTCCAATCAGATTTCCATTACCTATTCGGATACGATCTCAATCGATACGGAGACCGGTATCGTCACCAATGGCCAGGTTATCGTCGATCCCGACAATATCGCATACGGAAAACCGGCTTCGGCATCGAGTGAAGAGCCGGGGAACGGGGCGGCGAACGGTAATGACGGATCGACCGGTACCCGCTGGTGCGCGAATGACGGGAATACGGGACACTGGTGGAAGGTCGATTTGGAGCAGGAGTATACCGTTACGGAAGTGGGAGTCCATTTTGAGTTTCCCGATTCATACCAGTACACGATCGAAGGCTCGACAAACAACAGCAGCTTCACTATGTTGTACGACGGCAGAAACGCCGGGGGAACGGCTCAACAACGGACTCATTCCGTCAACGGAAGGGCCCGGTATGTGCGTATTACTTATACCGGCCTGGCTTCCGGACGCTGGGCGTCCCACTACGAGTTTTCCGTAAAAGGATCGACGTCACAATCGACACCGGATCCGACACCGGCCGGGGCGATCGGGGACGTCAACGGCGATAACGCCGTCAATATCGTCGATGCCCTCCTTGTCGCGCAATATTATGTGGGACTCAATCCTTCGGGATTCGATCAAAACCGCGCTGATGCAAATTGCAGCGGAACGATCGATATCGTCGATGCCCTCGTGATCGCACAATATTATGTCGGACTGATAACCGGATTTTGTCTGTGA
- a CDS encoding methyl-accepting chemotaxis protein — MRLSLIVKIGIGFFIIFLTLTGIYIILTYIQLIYSDFEDDYYTFQTFYSHFNQLFYLQSLFFINFETNEHEKLKEFIGDIEGDFKDLLETDSYKNDKEIKLFTSLIKENIDVFVIRFAAILDRIETFGLENMKYYALTLTENEQQVKSVIFGEISLWINKAESVKKDLESIFRVLDREKAKLNEIKLIYNNILLVAGVVVSFIVSLFILIRFRISLSHLKNSVTALADGEGDLRRKIEITSRDEMGMLAIDFNRFIEKIKSIVMKIKSTSDVNMNIKENLFKCATDVGEVLTGISGNSENINNVVKDLDSQISHSIDVISGITKNIEELDRQISLQMQSVSQSNESVASMEALITEVVTITQQEQSDMQRLVDVIRNGNERLQKTTAIIDDIAEQVDGLLGVINLINNIVDKTGLLSMNASIEAAHAGAAGKGFAVVAGQIRKLAESTGKNANVISSTLRSVVDSIKEASLVYRESSITFQEIRKGISGIEKAFGKVNTSAERLASGGNQIKQTMVTLNDISTIVREGSSGMKSGAEQITSVIDNISTMSQKMISMTGDINEALHTISTSMTSMTNLSTKLKDTVELLNNEIDQFKT; from the coding sequence ATGAGACTTTCCTTAATTGTAAAAATCGGTATTGGTTTTTTCATCATCTTTCTCACCCTCACCGGGATATATATCATACTCACCTATATTCAGCTGATATATTCCGATTTTGAAGATGATTATTACACGTTTCAAACCTTCTACAGTCATTTCAACCAGCTGTTTTATCTTCAAAGCCTTTTTTTCATAAATTTTGAAACGAACGAACATGAAAAACTCAAGGAGTTTATCGGTGATATCGAAGGAGATTTCAAAGACCTCCTTGAAACGGATTCTTACAAAAACGACAAGGAGATCAAGCTTTTTACGTCACTCATCAAGGAAAATATCGATGTCTTCGTCATCCGGTTCGCGGCGATTCTGGACCGTATTGAAACCTTCGGTCTCGAAAACATGAAGTATTACGCCCTGACGCTAACGGAAAACGAACAACAGGTAAAAAGCGTCATTTTCGGAGAAATATCCCTGTGGATCAATAAAGCCGAGTCGGTAAAAAAGGATCTCGAATCGATATTCAGGGTACTGGATAGAGAAAAAGCAAAACTGAACGAAATCAAACTCATCTATAACAATATACTTCTTGTCGCCGGTGTAGTCGTGAGTTTCATCGTGTCGCTTTTTATCCTCATCCGGTTTCGCATATCGCTTTCACATTTAAAGAACTCCGTTACCGCCCTTGCCGACGGAGAAGGCGACCTGAGGAGAAAAATCGAAATAACCTCAAGGGACGAAATGGGAATGCTGGCCATCGACTTCAACCGGTTTATCGAAAAAATCAAATCGATCGTCATGAAAATCAAATCCACCTCCGACGTGAATATGAATATCAAGGAAAACCTTTTCAAGTGCGCGACCGATGTGGGTGAAGTGCTTACCGGCATATCGGGAAACAGTGAAAACATCAACAACGTCGTCAAGGACCTCGACAGCCAGATTTCCCATTCAATCGACGTTATTTCGGGAATTACTAAAAACATCGAGGAACTGGACCGCCAGATCAGCCTTCAGATGCAGTCCGTCAGTCAATCGAACGAATCGGTGGCGTCGATGGAAGCATTGATAACGGAGGTGGTCACGATAACCCAGCAGGAACAGTCCGACATGCAGCGCCTGGTGGACGTTATCCGAAACGGAAACGAACGGCTTCAAAAAACAACGGCCATTATCGACGATATCGCGGAGCAGGTCGACGGCTTGCTTGGGGTGATCAATCTCATCAACAATATCGTGGATAAAACGGGGCTGCTTTCCATGAACGCATCGATCGAAGCGGCACATGCGGGAGCGGCCGGGAAAGGTTTTGCCGTTGTCGCCGGCCAGATCCGAAAACTCGCCGAATCGACGGGAAAGAACGCAAATGTCATATCCTCCACACTCAGGAGCGTCGTCGATTCGATCAAGGAAGCCTCATTGGTCTACAGGGAAAGCAGTATCACGTTCCAGGAAATACGCAAGGGGATTTCGGGCATTGAAAAGGCCTTTGGAAAGGTCAATACGAGTGCGGAGCGGCTTGCATCCGGAGGGAACCAGATCAAACAAACCATGGTAACCCTAAACGATATCTCGACGATCGTCAGGGAGGGTTCCTCCGGCATGAAAAGCGGTGCCGAGCAGATTACCTCCGTTATTGACAACATCAGTACCATGTCGCAGAAGATGATCTCGATGACCGGCGATATCAACGAAGCATTGCATACGATTTCAACGTCCATGACCTCGATGACCAATCTCAGTACCAAACTCAAGGACACGGTCGAACTTCTCAACAACGAGATCGACCAGTTCAAGACATAA
- a CDS encoding glycosyltransferase family 4 protein produces the protein MNILYINKFYPFTHSGNVVTDASRFYPTGGTETLLFTLDRMFHSRGHNTLFFSMKHPDNIKAPYSDYFASYINLHETGGIMESVMKTVRLLYSRSTRRKLGRLLDDYHVDIAHIHNIAHQLSPSVMYELRKRRIPVVMTLLDYKLVCPAYQLISRGRFCDACKKKRYFNCVLKKCHKDSYLKSFIVMLENYLHTAILPSYSSVSAFICPSHFMMEKIQEMGFKGTFIYIPNFINPYDFEPRTSWEEASIVYFGRLSWEKGLATLIKAVKDIKGVTLKIIGTGPFEGHVKSLIETYRVSNIRFLGFLDSETLYNEIRKSMFFILPSECHENNPFVLLEGFALGKCVVASRIGGIQDFCHDSYTGLTFTPGDDVDLRRKIEYLCGHQEKIVEMGNNARAFIEETFNADRYYNRLLDIYVSAAKENRTRTARISHGKDVPAD, from the coding sequence ATGAATATTCTGTATATCAATAAATTCTATCCTTTTACGCACAGCGGGAATGTCGTCACGGACGCTTCCCGTTTCTATCCGACGGGAGGTACGGAGACACTGCTTTTTACCCTTGACAGGATGTTCCACTCAAGGGGGCATAATACCCTTTTTTTTTCCATGAAACATCCTGACAATATCAAAGCGCCCTACAGCGACTATTTCGCTTCATATATTAATCTGCATGAGACAGGCGGCATTATGGAATCAGTCATGAAAACGGTGCGATTACTGTATTCCCGCTCCACCCGGCGGAAACTGGGACGGCTGCTCGACGATTACCATGTCGATATCGCTCATATTCATAATATCGCGCATCAACTCTCTCCATCGGTCATGTATGAACTCAGAAAACGCCGTATTCCTGTTGTGATGACGTTACTGGATTATAAACTGGTTTGTCCCGCTTACCAGCTTATATCGCGCGGCAGGTTTTGCGATGCATGCAAAAAAAAGCGATATTTTAATTGTGTGTTAAAAAAATGCCACAAGGATTCATATCTCAAGAGCTTTATTGTCATGCTTGAAAATTATCTGCATACGGCTATATTGCCTTCCTATTCATCCGTTTCGGCGTTCATCTGTCCCTCGCACTTTATGATGGAGAAGATACAGGAAATGGGCTTCAAAGGGACGTTTATATATATACCGAATTTTATCAATCCATATGATTTTGAGCCGCGGACATCATGGGAGGAAGCCTCGATTGTCTATTTCGGCAGGCTTTCATGGGAAAAAGGATTGGCCACGCTCATCAAGGCGGTAAAGGATATAAAAGGGGTGACCTTAAAAATTATCGGTACCGGTCCGTTCGAGGGGCACGTGAAATCGCTGATTGAAACATATCGGGTTTCAAACATACGGTTTTTGGGGTTCCTCGACAGCGAAACCCTTTATAATGAAATCAGAAAATCGATGTTTTTTATCCTTCCATCTGAATGTCATGAAAACAACCCGTTTGTATTGCTTGAAGGATTCGCCCTCGGAAAATGTGTCGTGGCATCGAGAATCGGGGGTATTCAGGATTTTTGCCATGATTCATACACAGGCCTTACCTTTACCCCCGGCGACGATGTGGATTTACGGCGAAAAATCGAATATTTATGCGGACATCAGGAGAAGATTGTCGAAATGGGCAATAATGCGCGTGCATTTATTGAGGAGACGTTCAACGCGGATCGGTATTACAACCGGTTGCTTGACATCTACGTATCGGCCGCAAAGGAAAACCGCACCCGGACGGCCCGAATCTCTCACGGGAAGGATGTCCCCGCCGATTGA